The uncultured Sunxiuqinia sp. genome has a segment encoding these proteins:
- a CDS encoding o-succinylbenzoate synthase — MIAYFKKYQLHFKRPAGTSRGVYNTRIIWLLFLKENERIGIGECAPLPDLSKESPEQVEQRLKAICANPNEYIIHPELLQDIPSVRFGLEAAKLDLENGGNQILFPSTFTSGEEGIPINGLIWMGDYTFMQQQIREKSKAGFQCIKLKIGAINFERELSLLQSLKYLKGRQNIMIRADANGAFQPDQALQKLNQLAEFDLHSIEQPIAAGQWEEMAKLCDETPIPIALDEELIGINSKDEKEALLDIIRPQFLVLKPSLHGGFAGCDEWINLANERSIGWWITSYLESNIGLNAIAQWIFTKHPKMYQGLGTGQLFTNNFDSPLEIRGEQLWFDQQKTFVLPEELSDPKQ, encoded by the coding sequence ATGATTGCATATTTCAAAAAATACCAACTTCATTTTAAACGTCCGGCGGGAACATCACGAGGAGTTTACAATACAAGAATTATTTGGCTTCTTTTTCTGAAAGAAAATGAGAGAATAGGAATTGGTGAATGTGCGCCGCTTCCTGACTTGAGCAAGGAGTCGCCCGAACAGGTTGAACAGAGACTAAAGGCAATCTGTGCCAACCCCAACGAATACATCATTCATCCTGAACTTTTACAGGATATTCCATCGGTTCGCTTTGGGTTGGAAGCTGCTAAGTTGGATCTTGAAAACGGAGGAAATCAGATTCTGTTTCCTTCAACCTTTACTTCAGGCGAAGAGGGGATTCCAATCAATGGTCTGATCTGGATGGGAGACTACACGTTTATGCAACAACAAATCCGGGAAAAATCGAAGGCAGGATTTCAATGTATCAAGTTAAAAATTGGTGCAATTAATTTCGAACGGGAACTCTCCTTACTGCAGTCATTAAAGTATTTGAAAGGTCGTCAAAATATAATGATCCGGGCTGACGCCAATGGTGCCTTTCAGCCTGACCAAGCGTTGCAAAAGCTGAATCAGCTGGCTGAATTTGATCTTCACTCGATTGAGCAACCAATTGCTGCAGGTCAATGGGAAGAGATGGCCAAACTTTGCGATGAAACGCCAATACCAATTGCACTTGATGAAGAGCTGATTGGAATTAATTCGAAAGATGAAAAAGAAGCTCTTTTAGACATCATCAGACCCCAGTTTCTGGTACTAAAACCAAGTTTGCACGGAGGTTTTGCAGGTTGTGATGAATGGATTAACTTAGCCAACGAGCGGTCGATTGGCTGGTGGATCACCTCCTACCTCGAATCTAATATCGGGCTTAATGCCATTGCTCAGTGGATATTCACCAAACATCCAAAAATGTATCAGGGACTGGGAACCGGCCAGCTATTTACCAACAACTTTGATTCGCCACTTGAAATTCGTGGAGAACAGCTTTGGTTTGATCAGCAAAAAACATTTGTTCTACCGGAAGAATTAAGTGATCCCAAACAATAG
- the menD gene encoding 2-succinyl-5-enolpyruvyl-6-hydroxy-3-cyclohexene-1-carboxylic-acid synthase produces MISTKTHIQQLASLLLSKGINDIIISPGSRNGPLTHTFAGSGKFNCRNIVDERSAAYFALGLAQAKQKPVAIVCSSGTASLNYAPAIAEAFYLNVPLIVLTADRPNYWINQAESQCIRQEGIYQNFTKKAFSLPLGETEKELWFAAREINECLNAAIKGTPAPVHINIPLEEPLHDLLDEKLPIVNNITQTELAAYLADSELNQIVQTVNNAQKILVLAGQQTPDADLKNRLIELVGKTGAVVLKEHISNLNHTTFCSSIDTTMAAIHDDQSEDFAPDLLISFGGQYVSKSLKQFLRKTQLSNHWHLSLSNEHFDTYQSLTKVINMQPSDFIEQLLPKVSSNDRTYFNRWKEKEQQVNQLRDDFIGRTEYCDLTVFEELRKAIPQNSVIHLGNSSPVRYALICAPAKNARYFSNRGTSGIDGPLSTAVGFASESEKLNTIILGDLSFFYDSNALWNNYLKKNLRVVVINNRGGNIFSLIKGANDSPVFQEHFFTENKFKAEGIAKTFELDYFKAENQQELREVLKDFYSPKQQTPALLEIFTDAELNTKKFRELFKMMKQC; encoded by the coding sequence ATGATATCAACAAAAACACACATTCAACAGCTAGCCAGCTTACTTCTGAGCAAAGGAATTAATGACATTATCATTTCTCCGGGATCACGAAATGGGCCACTAACCCATACCTTTGCCGGAAGCGGAAAATTTAACTGTCGCAATATTGTTGATGAACGAAGCGCCGCTTATTTTGCACTGGGATTAGCTCAAGCCAAGCAAAAACCCGTTGCCATTGTATGCAGCTCCGGAACAGCAAGCTTAAATTATGCTCCTGCCATTGCTGAAGCTTTCTATTTGAATGTACCCTTAATTGTGTTAACAGCGGATCGCCCGAACTATTGGATCAACCAAGCGGAAAGTCAATGTATCCGGCAAGAAGGAATTTATCAGAATTTCACCAAGAAAGCCTTTTCACTGCCTTTGGGCGAAACGGAAAAAGAATTGTGGTTTGCCGCACGTGAAATAAACGAATGCCTGAACGCTGCAATTAAAGGCACTCCGGCTCCTGTGCATATCAACATTCCGCTGGAAGAACCATTGCATGACTTGTTGGATGAAAAACTACCGATAGTAAACAATATAACCCAGACCGAGCTCGCTGCTTACCTTGCAGATTCGGAGTTAAACCAAATAGTCCAAACAGTCAACAATGCTCAAAAAATATTGGTTTTAGCCGGACAGCAAACCCCAGATGCAGATCTGAAAAATCGACTGATTGAATTGGTTGGAAAAACCGGTGCTGTTGTTCTGAAAGAGCATATTTCAAACTTAAACCACACCACTTTTTGCAGCAGTATTGACACGACTATGGCGGCTATCCACGACGATCAATCAGAAGACTTCGCCCCTGATTTACTGATTAGCTTTGGTGGTCAATATGTTTCAAAGTCATTGAAGCAATTTTTACGGAAAACCCAACTATCAAACCATTGGCATTTGAGTTTGTCCAACGAGCATTTCGACACCTACCAATCCTTAACCAAGGTGATCAACATGCAGCCAAGTGACTTTATAGAGCAACTGTTGCCAAAAGTTTCATCCAACGATCGGACTTATTTTAATCGCTGGAAAGAAAAAGAACAGCAGGTAAATCAATTGCGTGATGACTTTATAGGACGAACTGAATACTGTGATTTGACTGTTTTTGAAGAACTCAGAAAAGCCATCCCACAAAACTCTGTGATTCATTTAGGCAATAGTTCCCCGGTTAGATATGCATTGATTTGCGCCCCCGCGAAAAATGCCCGGTATTTCAGTAACCGCGGAACCAGTGGAATTGATGGCCCACTTTCAACAGCTGTTGGCTTCGCTTCCGAATCTGAAAAGTTGAACACCATTATTCTGGGTGATCTGTCATTTTTTTACGACTCAAACGCACTTTGGAACAACTACCTCAAAAAAAACCTGCGAGTGGTTGTGATCAACAATCGCGGTGGCAATATATTTAGTCTGATAAAAGGAGCAAATGATTCTCCGGTCTTCCAGGAACACTTTTTCACTGAAAATAAATTTAAGGCTGAAGGGATTGCTAAAACATTTGAGTTGGATTATTTTAAAGCTGAAAATCAACAAGAGTTACGCGAAGTTTTAAAAGATTTCTATTCCCCGAAACAGCAAACACCAGCATTACTGGAAATATTTACTGATGCGGAGTTAAATACAAAAAAGTTTCGAGAATTGTTTAAGATGATGAAACAATGCTAA
- a CDS encoding glycoside hydrolase family 36 protein, with amino-acid sequence MTKKAIERRNFLKLLGTGIGSLLTLPYYANAFEHPAAIDRDRFKIDKPQWILHNDGTFDLVAGRISLQNCRPTIDGQSIFVRNTFMGDSPKGKRIIYELDRGFVMLDLKVNSGSISIGAELSGMPRAPYWFCPLGEATINGVEHFFKQGQGFGGPTGLYEFQKPSQEEFGNELGEQAWSYDSYLTTGLISAENDTIVVGTFEHNDFVQKSTLYNRPHRRGIVDRYPDVESIFFETGFVTERIPLKDDFIKLPDIYIYYGNKPYETLQHLAWNISENMDARKDSKTSYHWDSFNEFQHDFDHEKLTKLLTSLESIDPEILLDTILINDGYAIHGDWLDTNDKWPKGLEPAARDIFQRRYRAGIWVAPFMVSEESKVFKRHKDWLIRDKEGIPIPEWNFKEGKHYALDGSHPEVKRYIQKVFRTFRKMGFTFYKTEFMDWGHKPSVGIQRYDKTKTSVQIFTEILNIIREEIGAGSFWLSGTSPYAPMIGYVDAMRIANSINCEWEQNGVGNMLQESYNCQYFNNVFWQNDPDVISLRNINCNLTDTEKTSLAHWNGILGGVVSISDRFSSLTDEQLETWRLLLPHERPQSATLPYWGQNKTCKVALRRYRSPKAWGLLIFNDTEETVTENFVFSEINEESSNWVYEWTLGESMGLGNLNEITVTLQKHESKLFYLSDGNDSPSEDLSISGIRLKKAYRKQDT; translated from the coding sequence ATGACCAAAAAGGCCATTGAAAGAAGAAATTTTTTAAAATTACTAGGTACTGGAATAGGCTCACTCCTAACACTTCCCTATTACGCAAACGCCTTTGAGCACCCTGCTGCGATTGACCGAGACCGTTTTAAAATCGATAAGCCGCAGTGGATTCTTCATAACGACGGTACCTTTGACCTAGTTGCAGGAAGAATCAGTCTTCAAAATTGCCGCCCTACGATTGATGGCCAGAGTATTTTCGTCCGTAATACGTTTATGGGTGACTCTCCAAAAGGGAAACGAATCATCTATGAACTGGATCGTGGCTTTGTTATGCTCGATCTGAAAGTAAACTCAGGTTCTATCTCTATCGGTGCCGAGTTAAGTGGTATGCCACGTGCGCCTTATTGGTTTTGTCCTTTGGGCGAAGCAACAATTAACGGTGTTGAGCATTTCTTCAAACAGGGACAAGGATTTGGAGGACCGACAGGCTTATATGAATTTCAAAAGCCCTCGCAAGAAGAATTTGGTAATGAGCTCGGAGAACAGGCCTGGTCCTATGATTCATATCTGACAACGGGTTTGATATCAGCTGAAAATGACACCATAGTCGTTGGTACATTTGAGCATAACGATTTTGTCCAGAAAAGTACACTTTATAACCGTCCACACCGCAGAGGCATAGTTGACCGCTACCCCGATGTTGAATCAATCTTTTTCGAAACCGGCTTTGTTACAGAAAGAATTCCGCTAAAAGATGATTTTATCAAACTGCCGGACATCTATATTTATTATGGGAATAAACCCTATGAAACACTGCAACATCTAGCTTGGAATATTTCAGAGAACATGGATGCACGAAAAGATTCAAAAACAAGCTATCACTGGGATTCATTTAACGAGTTCCAACACGATTTCGATCACGAAAAACTAACAAAACTGTTGACTTCATTGGAGTCAATAGATCCGGAAATTTTGTTGGATACAATTTTAATTAATGATGGCTATGCCATTCATGGCGATTGGCTGGACACGAATGACAAATGGCCAAAAGGATTAGAACCCGCTGCTCGCGATATCTTTCAAAGACGTTACCGGGCAGGTATTTGGGTCGCTCCATTTATGGTAAGCGAGGAAAGTAAAGTCTTCAAACGGCATAAAGACTGGTTAATTCGTGATAAGGAAGGCATTCCCATTCCTGAGTGGAATTTCAAGGAAGGCAAGCATTATGCTCTCGATGGCAGTCACCCTGAAGTAAAGCGTTATATCCAAAAAGTTTTCCGGACATTCCGAAAAATGGGATTTACCTTTTATAAGACTGAATTTATGGATTGGGGACATAAACCGTCAGTTGGTATTCAACGATATGATAAAACCAAAACTTCAGTTCAGATTTTTACGGAAATTTTAAATATTATTCGGGAAGAAATTGGTGCCGGGAGCTTTTGGCTAAGTGGCACATCGCCTTATGCTCCGATGATTGGTTATGTTGATGCCATGCGTATTGCAAATAGCATTAATTGCGAATGGGAGCAAAACGGTGTTGGCAACATGCTTCAGGAAAGCTACAACTGCCAGTATTTCAACAACGTATTTTGGCAAAATGATCCGGATGTCATTTCGCTTCGTAATATTAATTGCAACCTAACGGATACCGAAAAAACGAGCCTGGCTCATTGGAATGGTATTTTAGGTGGGGTCGTAAGTATCTCCGACCGCTTTTCATCCCTAACTGACGAACAACTGGAAACCTGGCGTCTATTGCTTCCACATGAACGGCCACAAAGTGCGACACTTCCGTATTGGGGGCAGAACAAAACATGCAAGGTTGCGCTACGGCGTTACCGATCACCCAAAGCCTGGGGGCTACTAATTTTTAATGATACTGAAGAAACAGTAACTGAAAACTTTGTTTTTTCCGAGATTAATGAAGAAAGCAGCAACTGGGTATACGAGTGGACCTTGGGTGAAAGTATGGGGCTAGGAAATCTCAACGAGATTACGGTCACTCTCCAAAAGCACGAGTCAAAGCTATTTTATTTATCTGACGGAAACGACAGTCCCTCGGAAGACCTATCAATTAGTGGAATCCGCCTAAAAAAAGCTTACCGCAAACAAGATACTTAA
- a CDS encoding PaaI family thioesterase, protein MDFRTLNIDTPIELINQASQKGLIGSLGIEFTKIEAGTVEGQMQLSEKNCRPDGILHGGANLSLAETLAGLGSMLLVDVKEFNVLGIQVNGSHIGTLKQGKAFATAKIMHQGNQTHVWNVDVRNEEGRLISTVRVTNMIVKRND, encoded by the coding sequence ATGGATTTTCGCACACTGAATATTGACACACCAATTGAATTAATTAATCAGGCCTCGCAAAAAGGATTGATTGGAAGTCTGGGTATTGAATTCACAAAAATTGAAGCTGGAACAGTTGAAGGACAAATGCAACTCTCTGAAAAAAACTGTCGCCCCGATGGTATTTTACATGGAGGTGCTAATTTGTCGCTGGCCGAAACGCTAGCCGGACTGGGAAGCATGCTGCTTGTTGATGTAAAAGAATTTAATGTACTTGGCATCCAGGTAAACGGTAGCCATATCGGCACGTTAAAACAAGGAAAAGCTTTTGCTACCGCAAAAATCATGCATCAGGGAAACCAGACCCACGTTTGGAATGTTGATGTAAGAAATGAAGAAGGCCGGCTGATTTCAACAGTTCGGGTCACGAATATGATTGTAAAAAGGAATGACTAA
- a CDS encoding 1,4-dihydroxy-2-naphthoate polyprenyltransferase, which translates to MATAKSWIKAARLRTLPLALSGILMGCGLAWFYGAFNLHVCILAIITATLIQVFSNFANDFGDNQRGTDNEFRLGPTRTMQSGEISHSEMKKGMVTIGGLSLIFGIWLVYAGTWFFSKTAFFSFIGLGVLSLIAAYFYTAGKKSYGYVGLGDLAVFLFFGLLPVIGVFYLNTAYFETAIVLPALSMSFFSTGVLNLNNMRDLENDQKSGKITLPVRMGARNSRIYHTAMILWGWLSVIIFTLHQQESIWQWLFLLTSPLFIRDLVNIHRISEEQKLDPFLKKLALSTLAFTLLFCLGLILAVL; encoded by the coding sequence ATGGCTACAGCAAAAAGTTGGATTAAGGCAGCACGCTTACGCACACTCCCATTGGCACTTTCTGGTATTTTAATGGGTTGTGGCTTGGCATGGTTTTACGGGGCTTTCAACTTGCATGTTTGCATTTTAGCAATTATTACAGCCACCTTAATCCAGGTATTCTCGAACTTTGCCAACGACTTTGGTGACAACCAACGTGGAACCGATAATGAGTTTCGCCTTGGTCCCACCCGAACGATGCAGAGCGGAGAAATCAGTCATTCAGAAATGAAAAAAGGAATGGTCACAATTGGTGGCTTGAGCCTGATCTTTGGCATTTGGCTGGTTTATGCCGGAACCTGGTTTTTTTCGAAAACAGCTTTTTTCAGTTTCATCGGACTCGGAGTTTTATCGTTAATTGCCGCTTACTTTTATACTGCTGGCAAGAAATCCTATGGCTATGTTGGCTTAGGCGATTTGGCTGTTTTTCTGTTCTTTGGGCTGCTGCCTGTTATTGGTGTTTTCTATTTGAATACCGCTTATTTTGAAACAGCCATCGTTTTACCTGCCCTAAGCATGAGTTTTTTCAGTACCGGCGTGCTAAATCTTAACAATATGCGGGATCTGGAGAATGACCAAAAATCGGGTAAAATTACGCTACCCGTCAGAATGGGTGCGCGAAACAGCCGGATTTATCATACCGCAATGATTCTTTGGGGTTGGCTTAGTGTTATCATTTTCACGCTGCACCAGCAAGAATCCATATGGCAATGGTTATTTTTACTAACTTCACCTTTGTTTATCAGAGATTTAGTGAATATTCACCGGATTAGTGAAGAGCAAAAACTTGATCCATTTCTCAAAAAACTAGCGCTTTCTACCCTTGCCTTTACCTTGCTGTTTTGTTTAGGATTAATACTGGCTGTTTTATGA
- a CDS encoding isochorismate synthase: MTKKRALIQFLDKLIEKNCAFAIWSEPGNDEPEILLTDKKDLIYPKEFCKLNGQEGFVFAPYEVNSTTPLVLLKPGIYHKGIDEIIKIDLDEIRKNQAATSIEDEHFIIEKEVYLKDIETTIETIKTSKLSKAIISRLIPSTRGEESIGELYMQLSEQTPNAFIYLVNLPKAGCWMGATPEVLLKSDEKTLETVSLAGTQTRRADSDYSWHTKDIEEQAFVSRYLLDVFYQFNIHPYTTRGPETLESGKVAHLFTSFRFSAKKLSRKLGDFVAELHPTPAVCGYPKSKASKFITKIEKHDRRYYTGYLGPWQLNNSIRLFVNLRCMEITPKQYILYSGGGITARSVPEEEWEETNNKARTLLSAIEAVQNNDINKNTHSTASQLTSEQRN, encoded by the coding sequence ATGACTAAAAAAAGAGCATTAATACAATTTCTGGATAAACTCATCGAAAAGAATTGCGCTTTTGCCATATGGTCTGAACCCGGAAACGATGAACCCGAAATTCTACTGACTGATAAAAAAGACCTGATTTACCCCAAAGAGTTTTGTAAGCTGAACGGGCAAGAAGGTTTCGTTTTTGCGCCCTACGAAGTCAACTCAACCACGCCATTGGTATTGTTAAAGCCAGGCATCTACCATAAAGGGATTGACGAAATTATCAAAATTGATCTGGACGAAATTCGGAAAAATCAAGCTGCCACAAGTATAGAAGATGAACATTTCATCATTGAAAAAGAGGTTTACTTAAAGGATATTGAAACAACAATCGAAACAATAAAAACCAGCAAACTTTCAAAAGCAATTATTTCTCGTCTAATTCCTTCAACCCGTGGAGAGGAGTCGATCGGGGAACTTTACATGCAATTGTCTGAGCAAACTCCAAACGCTTTTATTTATCTGGTTAACTTGCCCAAAGCAGGCTGCTGGATGGGAGCTACTCCCGAAGTCCTCCTGAAATCAGATGAAAAAACATTGGAGACCGTATCGCTGGCCGGGACACAAACCCGAAGGGCGGATTCAGATTACAGCTGGCACACCAAAGATATTGAGGAGCAAGCTTTTGTTTCCCGTTACCTACTCGATGTGTTTTATCAATTCAACATTCACCCATACACAACTCGAGGCCCTGAAACCCTTGAGAGTGGGAAAGTAGCGCATCTGTTTACCAGCTTTCGGTTTTCAGCAAAAAAATTAAGTCGCAAGCTAGGCGATTTTGTAGCCGAACTTCATCCAACGCCCGCAGTTTGTGGCTATCCAAAATCAAAAGCCAGCAAGTTCATCACTAAAATTGAGAAACATGATCGTCGCTATTACACCGGTTATCTGGGACCTTGGCAGTTAAACAATTCCATCAGATTATTTGTAAATTTGCGATGCATGGAAATAACACCCAAACAATACATTTTGTATTCGGGAGGTGGAATTACAGCACGGTCAGTTCCTGAAGAGGAATGGGAAGAAACAAATAACAAAGCGAGAACACTTTTATCAGCCATCGAAGCGGTTCAAAATAATGATATCAACAAAAACACACATTCAACAGCTAGCCAGCTTACTTCTGAGCAAAGGAATTAA
- the menB gene encoding 1,4-dihydroxy-2-naphthoyl-CoA synthase has product MSTQRQWETIKEYEDIFFDYYDGIGKITINRERYRNAFRPATVNEISEALRFCREDQRINVIVLTGAGDKAFCAGGDQTVKGKGGYIDENGIPRLNILEVQKQIRSMPKPVIAMVNGFAIGGGHVLHVVCDISIASENAIFGQTGPKVGSFDAGLGSSYLASIVGQKKAREIWFMCRQYSAAEALEMGLVNKVVPLDQLEDETVAWAQKMQEHSPLALRMLKLGLNAELDGQVGIQEFAGNATLLYYLTEEAQEGKHAFLEKRKPDFGKYPKFP; this is encoded by the coding sequence ATGAGCACACAAAGACAATGGGAAACCATTAAAGAATACGAAGATATTTTCTTCGACTATTACGACGGAATTGGAAAAATAACCATTAACCGTGAACGTTATCGCAATGCTTTTCGCCCCGCAACAGTGAACGAAATTAGCGAGGCGTTGCGTTTTTGTCGTGAAGACCAACGAATTAATGTGATCGTGCTAACCGGAGCTGGCGACAAAGCTTTTTGTGCTGGAGGCGACCAAACGGTAAAAGGCAAAGGCGGCTACATTGACGAAAACGGAATCCCAAGATTAAATATTCTGGAAGTTCAGAAACAAATCCGCAGTATGCCTAAACCCGTAATCGCGATGGTGAACGGTTTTGCTATCGGCGGTGGTCATGTATTGCATGTGGTTTGCGATATCAGTATTGCCAGCGAAAACGCCATATTCGGGCAAACGGGGCCAAAAGTAGGAAGTTTCGATGCAGGACTCGGCTCATCCTATCTGGCGAGCATTGTTGGACAAAAGAAAGCTCGCGAGATATGGTTTATGTGCCGCCAGTATTCTGCTGCCGAAGCCTTGGAAATGGGCTTGGTTAACAAAGTAGTTCCGTTAGACCAACTAGAAGATGAGACAGTTGCCTGGGCACAAAAAATGCAGGAGCACAGCCCATTGGCGTTGCGGATGTTGAAACTCGGGCTAAATGCAGAACTCGATGGGCAAGTCGGCATTCAGGAATTTGCCGGAAATGCAACACTGCTTTATTACCTGACAGAAGAAGCCCAGGAAGGAAAACATGCATTCTTGGAAAAACGCAAACCCGACTTTGGGAAATATCCAAAATTCCCGTAA
- a CDS encoding ion transporter: MLKEKVYHLVERGSHGSKINLYFDYVIMFIIIVNIIIAILESFNSIYSRVGSYLIAFEIFSVIVFSIEYLMRLWVSDLTHPSPTKTISLFKFIFSFYGIIDLLAILPFYLPFVVKIDLKFLRILRLMRFFRIFKFNRYNSSLNLIWQVIREKRTELGITGFLTFLVLLIASFLMYYIEGDVQPEQFPNILACLWWAVATLTTVGYGDVYPITGLGKVVSGTIALLGIGIVALPTGIIGSAFMEKVSQKNKQAKQCPHCGKEIH; the protein is encoded by the coding sequence ATGCTAAAAGAAAAAGTATATCATTTGGTGGAAAGAGGTTCTCACGGGTCAAAAATCAATTTGTATTTTGACTATGTTATTATGTTTATTATTATAGTTAATATTATTATTGCAATCCTCGAATCATTCAACAGCATATACAGTCGTGTTGGTTCATATCTGATTGCATTCGAAATATTTTCTGTTATTGTTTTTTCCATCGAATACCTAATGCGCCTCTGGGTTTCTGATTTAACTCATCCTTCACCAACTAAAACTATATCGCTTTTTAAGTTTATTTTCTCTTTTTACGGAATTATCGACCTTCTGGCCATTCTTCCTTTTTACTTGCCATTTGTTGTAAAAATTGATCTAAAGTTTTTACGAATTCTTCGCTTGATGCGATTTTTCAGAATATTTAAATTTAACAGGTACAACAGTTCTCTCAATCTGATATGGCAGGTAATTAGAGAAAAAAGAACAGAACTAGGAATAACTGGATTTCTTACTTTTTTAGTTCTTTTAATTGCATCTTTCTTAATGTATTATATTGAAGGCGATGTCCAACCGGAACAATTTCCCAACATTCTGGCTTGCCTTTGGTGGGCAGTTGCAACACTAACAACAGTTGGTTATGGCGATGTATATCCGATCACTGGACTAGGAAAAGTAGTTAGCGGCACTATTGCCCTGCTGGGAATTGGAATTGTCGCATTGCCTACCGGTATTATTGGATCAGCATTTATGGAAAAAGTTAGTCAGAAAAATAAACAAGCCAAGCAGTGTCCGCATTGTGGAAAAGAAATACATTAA
- a CDS encoding AMP-binding protein — protein MNLFPTHIKYNGKLTPISDLLQRQMSALSDWETQWMGFLQEWYNQNDYIEVNTSGSTGTPKTIKLNKDFVAASAQRTIQYFNLKKSDRILHCLPTRYIAGKLMVVRALLGELDLHIVDPTTDFQFLKQKHFKFAAMVPKQVHKLLINNPNSYPERNLEFLLIGGSAVPQSLINELQSVSTHCYSSYAMTETATHIALQKLNGKNQDQFYHCLDNIKVQLSPDNCLEIFMPGLNQQPIKTNDLAELADQKTFRVLGRADNVIISGGIKFSPEQLERKLEPFISSAFSISSLPHETLGQQLILIVEGEEDQNLIHQIQTICSQQLSKYEQPKEIRFIKIFPRTENGKVMRKAL, from the coding sequence ATGAACTTATTTCCCACGCATATCAAGTATAATGGAAAGCTCACACCAATCAGTGATCTTCTCCAACGACAAATGTCTGCGCTCTCTGACTGGGAAACGCAATGGATGGGTTTTCTGCAAGAATGGTATAACCAAAACGATTACATTGAGGTCAACACGTCGGGTAGTACCGGAACACCAAAAACGATAAAGCTAAACAAGGATTTTGTGGCTGCGAGTGCCCAGCGTACGATCCAGTATTTCAACCTGAAAAAGAGCGACCGTATTTTACATTGTTTGCCTACGAGATACATCGCCGGAAAATTAATGGTCGTCCGCGCGTTACTTGGCGAACTTGACTTGCACATTGTTGATCCAACTACCGATTTTCAATTTCTGAAACAAAAGCATTTCAAATTTGCAGCCATGGTTCCAAAGCAGGTTCATAAATTGCTGATAAATAATCCCAATAGCTATCCGGAACGGAATTTGGAATTTTTGCTGATCGGAGGTTCTGCTGTTCCGCAATCATTAATTAATGAGCTACAAAGCGTTTCAACTCATTGCTACTCTAGCTACGCCATGACGGAAACTGCCACACATATCGCTTTGCAAAAGCTCAATGGTAAAAACCAGGATCAATTTTACCATTGCTTAGACAATATAAAAGTGCAACTCTCGCCCGACAATTGCCTCGAAATTTTTATGCCCGGGCTCAATCAACAGCCAATAAAAACAAACGACTTGGCGGAGCTAGCAGACCAAAAGACGTTTCGAGTTCTAGGGCGAGCAGACAACGTGATCATTTCCGGAGGTATCAAATTCTCACCCGAACAACTGGAGAGAAAACTAGAGCCTTTTATTTCCAGTGCTTTTTCTATCTCATCACTTCCACATGAAACATTGGGACAACAACTTATTTTAATCGTTGAAGGTGAAGAAGATCAAAATCTGATCCATCAAATTCAAACGATTTGCAGTCAACAGCTTTCGAAATACGAGCAACCAAAAGAAATTCGTTTTATTAAAATATTCCCACGAACGGAGAATGGAAAAGTAATGCGAAAAGCATTATAA